From the genome of Desulfovibrio sp. JY:
CATCAGCGAGCGCGACTACCTGGAACTGGTCAAGGCCATGCAGGCCGGCAACGGCGGCAAGGCCCAGGACTTTCCGCTGACCCTCATCCTGGCCGACGATTCGACCTATCCGCTGCCCGGCGAGGCGGATATGGCCGAGCGGGCCGTGGACGCCAAGACCGGGACGCTCGGCGTGCGCGGCGTGTTCCCCAACCCGGACGGCATCCTGAAGCCCGGGCAGTTCGGCAAGGTCCGGGTGCTTCTGGAAAACAGAAAGGGCGCCTTGCTCGTGCCCCAGCGGGCCATTTTCGACGTCCAGGGCAGCAAGTCGGTCTACGTGGTCGGCCCGGAAAACAAGATCGAGGCCAAGGCCGTGACCCTCGGCGGCAGCCAGAACGGCTCCTTCGTCATCGACTCGGGCCTGACCCCGGACGATATGGTGGTGGTCGAAGGCATAACCAAGGTGCGCCCCGGCGCCGTCGTCAAGGTCGCGCCGCCGTTGGCGAAGGAGGGGGGAGGAAAAGAATAAGGAACCGGGGGAGGGAACCCTTTTTTGAAAAAAAGGGTTCCCTCCCCCGGACCCCCACCCTCCCCAAAAACTTTTCAAGGGGAATGTGCCGGGCGCGATTGGTAGGGCATGGAAGGGAAGAGGCGGTGGCTGCTTGTAAAAGCATGGGGCGTATGGCCTGGGCCGGGGAGAGGGGGGCGCGGGCGTACCCCTCTCCCCGGCCAAACGGAAGTCGACGGGAACGCAAGCCTGAGGGGGGCGAACGGTCATGGTCAATTTCTTCATTGAAAGGCCTGTGTTTTCGGCCGTTTTGTCCATCGTCATCACCCTGGTCGGGGCGATCTGCATCCTGACCCTGCCCATCGCCCAGTACCCCCAGATCGTGCCGCCCACGGTCCAGGTGACGGCCACCTACGACGGCGCCAGCGCCCAGGTGGTGGAAGAATCCGTGGCCACCCCCATCGAGCAGGAGGTCAACGGCGCCCAGGACATGCTCTACATGAATTCCGTCAGCTCCAACGACGGGCGCATGGTCCTAAACGTCACCTTCGATATCGGCCGCGACCTCGACCTGGCCACGGTCGACGTGCAAAACCGCGTGGCCCTGGCCAACTCCCGCCTGCCCTCCGAAGTCGTCCGGCGCGGCATTTCGGTCAAGAAGCAGTCCCCGGACATGCTGCTCGTGATCAACCTGAATTCCCCGGACGGCAGCCGCGACACGCTTTTTCTCAACAACTACGCCAAGATAAACATCACCGATGCCCTGGCCCGGGTGCCCGGGGTGGGCAATGTGGCCGTTTTCGGCGAGCGCGACTACGGCATGCGGGTGTGGCTCGATCCGGACAAGCTGGCGCGCCTGGGGCTTACCGCCTCGGACGTGGCGAACGCCATCCGCCAGCAAAACGTCCAGGCCCCGGCCGGCCAGATCGGCATGCCCCCGGCCCCGCCGGGCCAGGAGTTCCAGCTCACGGTCCAGGTCAAGGGCCGGCTGACCGATCCCGAGGAATTCGCCGACATCATCGTGCGTTCGGGCAAGGGCGCGCAGCTCGTGCGGGTGCGCGACGTGGGCCGGGTGGAACTCGGCAGCCAGAGCTACACCGCCTTCACCCGCTTAAACGGCAAGCCCACCTGCACCATCCAGATTTTCCAGCTGCCCGGGGCCAACGCCCTGGAAGTGGTCAAGCAGATCCGGGCCATCATGGCCGAGCAGGCGACCTATTTTCCCCCGGGCGTCGCCTACACCATCCCCTACGACACCACCAAGTTCGTTACCGCCTCCATCCACGAGGTCATAAAGACCCTGTTCGAGGCCGTGGTCCTGGTGCTACTCGTGGTCTACGTCTTCCTGCAAAACGGCCGGGCCACGCTCATCCCCATGCTCACCGTGCCGGTGTCCCTGGTCGGGACCTTCGCCTTCATGCAGGTCTTCGGCTTTTCCATCAACACGCTGACGCTGTTCGGGCTGGTGCTGGCCATAGGCATTGTCGTGGACGACGCCATCGTGGTGGTGGAGGCGGTGCAGCACAAGATCGATCACGAAGGGCTGCCCGCCCGGGAAGCCACCAGGGCGGCCATGGCCGAGGTGGCCGGGCCGGTTATCGCCATCTCCCTGGTGCTGATCTCGGTCTTCGTGCCCGTGGCCTTCATGGGCGGGGTGACGGGCCGGCTGTACCAGCAGTTCGCCTTGACCCTGGCCGTGTCCGTGGCCCTCTCGGCCATTTGCGCCCTGACGCTCTCGCCGGCGCTTTGCGCCCTGATCCTGCGCCCGGCCGGCACGCCCAAGGGGCCGCTCGGAGCCTTTTTCCGCGGCTTCAACCGTGTTTTTACCGCCACCACCAACGGCTATGCGACCGGGGTGCGCGCGGCCATCCGCCTGTTTCTCGTGACGCTTGTGACCCTCGGGGCGCTGGTCGGCGGCACCTACTGGCTGCTGACCACGGTGCCCACGGGCTTCGTTCCCGACGAGGACCAGGGCTATTTCATCGTCAACGCCCAGTTGCCCGAGGGCGCGTCCCTGGAGCGCAACGAAGCGGTGGTCAAGCGCCTGGAAGAGCATATCGCCGCCGACCCGGCCGTGGCCGACGTCCTGTCCCTTGGCGGCTACAACCTGCTGACCGCCACCTACAGCTCCTATGCCAGCGCCCTATTCGTCATCCTGAAGCCCTGGGACGAGCGCGCCACGCCGCAGCTTTCCCTGGACGCGACCATGGGCCGGGCCAAGGACTTTTTCACCGGCATCCAGCAGGCGGTGGTCATGGGCCTGAACCCTTCGCCCATCCCCGGGCTCGGCACCACCGGCGGTTTTCAGTTCGAGTTGCAGGACCGCACCGGCGGCAAGGTGGAGGAACTGGCCAGGGTGGCCTATACCTTTATGGATGCCGCCCGGCGGCAACCGGCCGTGGCCAACGTCTTTTCCGACTTCAGCGTGGATGTGCCCCAGCTTTTCTACAACCTCGACCGCGACAAGGTGCAAACCCTTGGCATTCCGCCAAGCGACGTGTTCGAGGCGCTCCAGACCTATCTCGGCGGCCTCTACGTCAACGACTTCAACAAGTTCGGCCGCACCTACCGGGTCATGCTCCAGGCCGAGCCGCGTTTTCGCACCAGTCCGCGCGACATCGAGCGCTTTTACGTGCGCAGCGCCGACGGGGAGATGGTGCCGCTCAGCACCCTGGGGCAGACCAGATCCATTCGCGGGCCGGAATACATCCGCCGTTTCAACCTGTTTCGGACCGTGGAGATTTCCGGCGCGACCCCGCCCAGCTTCTCCTCGGGCCAGTCCCTGGCCGCCATGGCGACCCTCGCCCGCACCGACCTGCCCCAGGGCTTCGGCTACGACTGGACCGGCATCGCCTTCCAGGAGGTCCGCTCCGGCAGCCAGTCCATCTACATCTTCGCCCTGGCCCTGGTCATGGTGTTCCTGGTCCTGGCCGCCCAGTACGAATCCTGGGCCGTGCCGTTCGCGGTCATCCTGGCCGTGCCGCTGGCGGTGTTCGGGGCCATGGGCGCGCAGATGCTGCGGGGGCTCGACAACAACGTCTACGCCCAGATCGGGCTGGTCATGCTCATCGGCTTGGCCGCCAAAAACGCCATCCTGATCGTGGAATTCGCCAAGATGCGCCGGGAGGCCGGGGATACGGCCGAAGAGGCCGCCGTTTCGGCTTCCAGGCTCCGTTTCCGGCCGATCCTCATGACCTCCTTCGCCTTCATCCTCGGCGTGGTGCCGATGATGGTGGCCAGCGGGGCGGGCGCGGCCAGCCGCCATGCGCTTGGCACGGCGGTTTTCGGCGGCATGGTCGCGGCCACCATCCTTGGCGTCTATTTCGTGCCGGCGCTGTATTGCTTCATCCAGCGCGCCGTGGAGCGGCTGCGGCGGTAGGCGTCTCCGAAGAGTTGACGTCAGGACAGGAAGTCGCGGGGGACGGGGCTTTTCCCTGGCGCTCGTCGGCTACGCGTCGCCAATATCGGGGGGGAGCTGTTCCAGATCGAAGGGCAGGGTGAAGGTGAAAACCGAGCCCTGGTCCGGCACGCTGTCCACCGTGAGTTCCCCGCCCATGAGCGCCACGAGCCGTCGGGTGATGGCCAGCCCCAGCCCCGTGCCGCCGAAGCGCCGGGTGTAGGAGCCGTCGACCTGGGTGAAGGCCTCGAAAATGCGGGAGGTGTCCTCGGGGCGGATGCCGATGCCGGTGTCGCTGACGGAGAAGAGCAGCTCCTGGCGCATGCCGCGCACAATCGCCTCGGCCGGCCGGCAGGCTTCCACGCACTGTACCTGGACCACCACGCCGCCGTGTTCGGTGAATTTGATGGCGTTGCCGACGAGATTGATCAGCACCTGGCGCAGGCGGTCGGCGTCGCCCATGAGCATGTCCGGCACTTCGGGGGAGACGTCCACGGAGAGTTCCAGCTTCTTCTCCCGGGCCAGCACGCCCAGGGTGGCTTCCACCGAGGCCAGCACGGCGCGCAAGCCGAAGGGCTCGTGGGCCAGTTCCAGGCGTTCGGCCTCGATTTTGGAAAAGTCGAGGATGTCGTTTATCAGCGCGAGCAGCGAGGCCGCCGATTCCTCGAT
Proteins encoded in this window:
- a CDS encoding multidrug efflux RND transporter permease subunit, whose product is MVNFFIERPVFSAVLSIVITLVGAICILTLPIAQYPQIVPPTVQVTATYDGASAQVVEESVATPIEQEVNGAQDMLYMNSVSSNDGRMVLNVTFDIGRDLDLATVDVQNRVALANSRLPSEVVRRGISVKKQSPDMLLVINLNSPDGSRDTLFLNNYAKINITDALARVPGVGNVAVFGERDYGMRVWLDPDKLARLGLTASDVANAIRQQNVQAPAGQIGMPPAPPGQEFQLTVQVKGRLTDPEEFADIIVRSGKGAQLVRVRDVGRVELGSQSYTAFTRLNGKPTCTIQIFQLPGANALEVVKQIRAIMAEQATYFPPGVAYTIPYDTTKFVTASIHEVIKTLFEAVVLVLLVVYVFLQNGRATLIPMLTVPVSLVGTFAFMQVFGFSINTLTLFGLVLAIGIVVDDAIVVVEAVQHKIDHEGLPAREATRAAMAEVAGPVIAISLVLISVFVPVAFMGGVTGRLYQQFALTLAVSVALSAICALTLSPALCALILRPAGTPKGPLGAFFRGFNRVFTATTNGYATGVRAAIRLFLVTLVTLGALVGGTYWLLTTVPTGFVPDEDQGYFIVNAQLPEGASLERNEAVVKRLEEHIAADPAVADVLSLGGYNLLTATYSSYASALFVILKPWDERATPQLSLDATMGRAKDFFTGIQQAVVMGLNPSPIPGLGTTGGFQFELQDRTGGKVEELARVAYTFMDAARRQPAVANVFSDFSVDVPQLFYNLDRDKVQTLGIPPSDVFEALQTYLGGLYVNDFNKFGRTYRVMLQAEPRFRTSPRDIERFYVRSADGEMVPLSTLGQTRSIRGPEYIRRFNLFRTVEISGATPPSFSSGQSLAAMATLARTDLPQGFGYDWTGIAFQEVRSGSQSIYIFALALVMVFLVLAAQYESWAVPFAVILAVPLAVFGAMGAQMLRGLDNNVYAQIGLVMLIGLAAKNAILIVEFAKMRREAGDTAEEAAVSASRLRFRPILMTSFAFILGVVPMMVASGAGAASRHALGTAVFGGMVAATILGVYFVPALYCFIQRAVERLRR